One genomic window of Manihot esculenta cultivar AM560-2 chromosome 16, M.esculenta_v8, whole genome shotgun sequence includes the following:
- the LOC110604007 gene encoding coiled-coil domain-containing protein 25 — translation MVFYFKARPEVGDYTIFMGLDKYENEELIKYGFPEDIWFHVDKMSSAHVYLRLHKGQTIDDISEGLLEDCAQLVKANSIQGNKVNNIDVVYTPWSNLKKTASMDVGQVGFHNPKMVRTVRVEKRINEIVNRLNRTKVERRPDLKAEKEAIHAAERAERKLQLRDKKRREEVERLEKERQAEIRSYKGLMVSEKMTSNKQIAAENKSLQELEEDFM, via the exons atgGTGTTCTATTTCAAAGCCCGTCCAGAGGTAGGAGATTACACCATTTTTATGGGTCTCGACAAGTACGAGAACGAGGAGCTTATCAAATACGGTTTCCCTGAAGACATTTG GTTCCACGTGGACAAAATGTCTTCTGCTCATGTTTATCTTAGACTGCACAAAGGACAGACAATTGATGATATAAGTGAAGGTTTACTGGAGGATTGTGCTCAGCTTGTGAAAGCAAAttcaatccaag GCAACAAGGTGAATAACATTGATGTTGTTTACACGCCCTGGTCCAATTTAAAGAAAACTGCTTCCATGGATGTTGGCCAAGTTGGCTTCCACAATCCAAAGATG GTTCGAACTGTGAGAGTCGAGAAGCGGATAAATGAGATAGTTAATAGACTCAACAGAACAAAGGTTGAAAGAAGGCCTGATTTGAAAG CTGAGAAAGAAGCAATCCATGCAGCAGAAAGAGCAGAGAGAAAGCTTCAACTAAGGGATAAA AAACGAAGAGAGGAAGTGGAAAGGCTTGAAAAAGAGAGACAGGCAGAAATAAGGAGCTACAAAGGTTTGATGGTTTCTGAGAAGATGACATCTAACAAGCAGATTGCAGCTGAAAACAAGTCGTTGCAGGAACTGGAAGAGGACTTCATGTAA